The Capsicum annuum cultivar UCD-10X-F1 chromosome 3, UCD10Xv1.1, whole genome shotgun sequence genomic sequence GCTCGAGTGGACTTTCCTGTCTTTTTGGAGttatatttaaatcatgttttgttcttgaattttttttttttttaatttccttttgTTTTGACCTTTCTTTGTCCACCCGGCCAACCCCTTTAATTAATGAGAACTTCTATACAGGTCaaactttttttattaatatgactgaaaaatatatatttttatatattcatatgtatattatatttgaataataCAGAATTTATTGGCTATTTAATTTGTAAATTAGATATTCAAAGATATTGACCTGTAATTATCTCTTAATTTAATTTACTTAATATCTTGAGAGATATAGACACTTTTGCATGGCCAAACacgtaaaataatatatatatatatatatatatatatatatatatatatatatatatatatatatttgtcattTCCATTTACTTCAGTGCTACATAGCGGACAAAATTAAAGTAGAAACTGATTTTGCCACACTGTTTATGGTAGGAAAATTAAACCTGCCTAATATTAATTACTTGCATGTTATTAGAAAGctttataatttttcattttatcgTACTTGTTAAGTACTTTTAagtttaaaaaggaaaagaaaaaaggaacaaGCAATTAAGGATCTAAGCTAGACACTGAATAGAAAAAAAGGTTACACAATTGTATAGTGGAATAGAAAGatttcattaataataattagaatttaGATACATAAATAGAATAGAATCAAAAGATAATAGAGACATAATCAAACTTAGGCACACACAAATAGAGCTTAGCTTCCCCCCTGGCTATAATATTACAATTCATGAGGACCTATGACTAATTAGACAACATTAAGTACACACCATGATTAAATAACATTAATTAGACAATTATGTCACTTAATTAAACAAGCCATTATAATACTAATTAGTAGGTTAAGTCTTCATTAAGAGGCCTCTATGGTTCCCTTTGGCTTTATAATCTTGTCTTCAGTAATAATCAAACTGAGTTGAGGCAGCTCAATTTCATTCTTCAGCTCAGTAACTATTGGAATTATCTCTGAACACACCATTGCACTCAACTTCACAACATCAATAATCTGCTCTTTCAGTTTTTCTTCAGGAATTTTATGTTCTTCAATAACAACAACAGTTTCTgtattttctaattttacttCTTCAGTCACCGCGACCTTCTTTGCGTTCTTGTAAATCAAATAAAGCACCATTTGAATAACTCCAAGGGTGAATCCCAGCACGTTTGGTATCTATGTCAAAAGAAAAACAGTCATTAGCACAcaatatttattaagaatttttttttttttttttggtgtgaaTTTGTCATATTTTATACTTACAGCAATATTGTAATCTTTGATTAGTAGACCATAGAAGAACCACATAACGGCACTTAATGTGAGAAAGAACGATAGTAGAAATGGCATGTACTCCACACTTTTGGTCTTTATAACTTTTCTCTGCATTCAAGACAAAAATAGTAATAGTCATATTAATTtctaaagaactaaaaataaaagtagcTCAAATGCAGGGGCGGTTCAAGCAAATCTGTGGCCTAAGACAAAAATCAAAAGGAGCTTTacgtttttttttgaaaataattatttttataaagtctatttttaaaattatataatcgtatttaataattattttttaattaataatatagtcaaTGCATTAAAAAGTTTTTACTATATCAAactcctaattttttttatataaaaagtttcttttctttataaatagTACTATTTAATGTATTCTTTAAAATtcgtaatttattattactaaaaaaaaaagtgaggCCCCCAAATTTTGGGGGCTTTAGGAGGCCGCCTTTTCTCCGAAAGGGTTGAGCCGCCCCTACTCAAATGAAAGAGTCAAGGTGCGTATGAGTTGGCTCAGATACTTACGAGAACACATAGAGGTGCAACGAAGACGCAGAATGAAAATATAAGGCAAATCCATCCAACAATTTGAGCACGGTTGGAGCCTTTTGCAAAAAATTGAGTTAGCAAAACAATTAGACCCATTCCAACGACGTTCATCGAAATAAGCAGCTTCATCGTGTCCATCTACATCatgtgacaaaaaaaaaaaggttcaatAGTTAATTAAATAACATTTGAACGTGTacaatgtgttttttttttttttttttgagaaaaaaaaaatacatgttgtAGTACGTACCTTGGCTTTTTTGGTGGCATAGAAGAGGAAGAAACATATGTAGAAAGTTTGAATGCAACATCCAACAGAGTTAATTGTGATGAGAAGAGTTGTGTTAGGTTTGAGAAATGCATAGTAAATCCAAAGCATGGCACTGAATAACCCAACCACGTAAGGAACTGATTGGAACCCTTCTGTTGATTTCTTCTTGTAAATTTTAAGAAACGTTGGCCTGCAATTAACCAAATTTTCTCGTTATAACAATTCATCACGTTAAGTCATtgctctttatttttgttttatagtttttttcaagaaaaagtaaaGAACATTGGTGTTGCATGGCTGAAATACTTACACTGGAGCAAGGTAGACCATGAAGGAGACAATGTTGCCTACAATATATCAAAAAAGGAAATTCAAGCTTAGTGCTAGCACAAGGTTTATGAAATGTGTTTTTATACGAATGTTTCTAAGTGAAAAAGATAATGAAGGGGGATAATTTCCATTAAAGAAACCATTGAAGTCAGGTGCAatagcactaaaagagaaaataaaacaagaaataatGCCTTTATAGAACTACTAAATCTTATAGTTTAGCGTAATATCAGCAAGAGTCTTTCATATAGTCTATCGTAagtatattttgaaataatttgggCGGGTAAAGGGGTAAGTGTTAAATGAACAAAGTGAGAACAcaataatatgtaaataaatatatactttattgtttattttaccTAGGAGGCCAAATATAAAAGCCAAGTGAATCGCCATCTCTACTAAACAgaacaaataaacaaaatttctctaactcttctTAGTTAGTGAAATATCTAATGCTTTGTGTGTAGCTTACAAGCACATTTCGAACAATGAAGGAATGAGCCATTTATATAGAGGATTGAAAAAAGCCTAGATTCAAATACCTAAGGTCTATTCTATCTAACATAACAAtccttttcacttttttgttttattattatccTTTACAGTTGTTAAAAAGTAGTGATATTTATCAGGAATTCAACTTGCTTTCCTTGGCCTAATGCTCCATTTAACCTAATTTGGTTATTTTCTACCTTGGACAGAGCTTCTTAGCAGCTCATATAATGGAAAAAATACTCAAGGCCAAAATGGTCCCCATATTTTTCCTTTCTGATGTGTCAACCACCAATCCAATTGGGCTTAAGGTTTACAACTCAGACTATAACAGTTTTGGTAGGGTTTGATACTATGAGTTAAAAGTATAGCTATGACCTTATTCAGTAAATTAAAAGTTTGAAACTTCAAGATGAGGTGAGAACCAATAGTGTATTGCCATGTCAGCATCAATAATACATGTGGAGGAGGAATCTAATTCATCAAGTGGCATGGATCCACTAtagtagtattttttatttaacttataATAATGTTCTGGCAGGCTTAAAATATATTTCCTTGTTGggttatatttgaatgttgttatGGATCAGCCTGCTTTTCCCAATAAGAGATTGATGGTGATGAGATATATATACAAATTGTCAAAGTTGAGGCCAGCCCAACCCACTTTCTCCAGTCCACTGGAggctttttattttttcagcttTTTCACGAGCATCACACAGCAAGAATTTTCTTAACACATGCAAGATGGACGGAAAACACAGAAAACGGTGTTTCAAGAGCCCCGATTGAAACGGATAGTGTCTGCCAACAAAATGAACGTGAAACCCATCCCGAATGCTTCTGGGAGCATTTGCCTCCGATTGATTCTAAGATCGTAGGAAGATTAGGTTCTCCTGTCATCAGGTCACTAAACCGGCAGGCGCCAACCCCCATACATGGTCTTACAATTTTGTGGAGACCTGTGTTTTCGGTAAACAGTCGTCCGGGCCTTATCACTAAATATAAGGTAGTTGGTTATATGAGTGAGAGCTAACTAAAGTTTACCATTCAATTTGAAGTCTAAATTCATGTCCAAGTATATATATCTAACAACTTGGAGATTATATTCTCAATTTTCATGTCGCAGCAAATTTTACATGACAATTATTACATGCTGGTCCAAATTTTCAATAATCGATATTCTACTAAATACATTCTGGTCCAGAATTTCAATAATCAAGATTCTACTCAATCCGATTAAGTTATTGTATCgatcaaaatatactattttatattaatttagtattatttaaaaatacgtACTGAATTTGAGCTAGTGCTATCAAGTTTGAATGAACTCGCAGCAAATACTGCGAGTGAAATGTTTTATATTTAAGTATTGAGTGAAAGGACTCATAGGTCCCTAATCGGTAACTTTACTAATTAAGCTTCTAAGAAAAAGAACTTTTTTTCGATATATAGCTATATTAACAATTTTTAGAATTGCTCGGATGGTAAGCATCCTCACTCTCAACCTACGGTAGTCATCATGAGAGTAAAAAGGTGGGCGCTCCTAGGAAggagttaaaaaagaaaaaaaaaattgaagtggtTTGCATGAGCTTGGAGTAGTCAAATGGGCCTTTTCAATTACAGTTGGATCCATAATGCTGCAGTCCATTTCCTTTTTACTGATACAGCTGACAGATAAGCAAATGAAACATACATTCGTATTTATTCACTCTCCTCCACatgtattttaattgttttcaaGGAAATTAACTGGTGTTCTAGTTCAATATCATAGCAATATTGTCTTGAAATTTCACTCTGTAAAATTTTGAAACTGCCATACATATTGTACATATAGAATTTCACTTACTCTAGTGGGGTTTCAATGGTGGAAGATTGAAAGTATAACACATTTTGATACCACTTGAAAGATTTTTCGTTAAGAATATATCGTCTTAACGATGAATAATCTAATTTTCactatgttttttcttttaagtcGGATCAATCATTGCGTAcaaaaaattctctttctttGTATAATGATTAAGTACATTCTAATACAAACAGATTTTGTATAAGCTTAGTTTGGACGCATAATTATATTCAGCCTTTTGACATTAGTCAAGTCAAAAGAGATATTGGGAATAAAAAATTGGGTGGCTTCCTGTATGTTTGGAAAAGGTAACCAATGGCTCAGGTTATAATACTAGTATTTGGCTAACTTTTTTCTtgaaggaaaggttttggacccccttttcataccattacacaatagcatctacaatgtagtcattaaaaagtctttgtttaggggagatttctcccaatagattttacgtttcttcaatattatttttaatatgtaagtcgtttggccaaaccatattaatatatatatttttagtatatttttctttgtcatctgaattaccGTCCTAttatttgcaaactttaagctttcgcatgacgccctctcgatttcgaacccaacaatacCTAACCCAAGGCCCCGCATTTTAGAGATTTAATTTTCTGCTCAATCAACTCGACCATCAATTAATGAAGTTTGGAGAAAGTGTAAATTATTAGTCTAGGGAACTAGCCAGTTCATGTTGCACTTTGTTTATTCGAATCTTTGTAACTGGGATATTCGATATTTGACTATTGAGAAACACtagattttaataatttaaaggAATTAGTAGTGGCAAAATGTTTGTTTGAGAATTCTGTCAATTGTTGTTGTTGACTGAAAAGGTTTAACTTAGAACCACTGAGATCCCTAGTATTCTTATGATTCCAAAGTAAGTATAATTATTGATTTCCCAAAGTGTATGTATAATGTATGTCTAGCATTTGGAGCTACCATTTCGGTTACAAGTTCAACGACGACTCTAGTAATTTTAatccaaattttatatttatatattacaaacTAATTGAATATTTACATAGTATTAATTTAcatttagtaaatttaaaatataaaatctcaaattcataaatttcaaattatgaCTTCACTTCtgaatttaatttgttatatgtCAATCCCCATGAAACAAAGAAGATAATTAAGATCTTCTTATGGTTGAATTTATGAAAAGTATAATTAGTCGATACTTGACATTGCAGAGAAGTTGATACTAATTATACATAAGTTACGTTAGATTAGTATTTTTGTAATCTTGAAATAGATGTCGCTTTAACGTATTTTACATCCattaagaaatattataaatagaagatatagtttattaaaattacactatgtatttgatatttaatgtgatttaaagtagtagtagtagttttttAATACTGCTTCAATTGTACACCATTTCATTTGGGTGGTATAAATGTCGCTAAAGATTCTctcttttttattccttttctttgctctaattataaattttaatcaaaaaagaaagtgaaaaagtaGTCGTGGGCAGGAATTAAATACTATTGGTACTTTTATGGTAGACCTGAAGCATGGAAAGAAAAGCCTATATATGGGACAACCATTTACGTCAAATAGAGTCTTTTTAgcatactttaaagtttaaatgaATTATTGTTgctagctttttttttttttttttaatcagagAATTATTCACatacaattttattttactaGTTTAGGGCACGCGTCTTACACGTGTATcttattttaatgagttcaatTACATAAAATCGCTTTGATATTGTAAAGATATGTCTTGATTAATAAACaaatttgttgattttattaaaaatgaaaaacactTAAATAGGAAATTAATATAttcatacaaatacaaaatcatataaaagcatTAAACCCACTTcaactaaattaagaaaaatcacCAAGGCTATAGaacgacaaaaaaaaaaaaactttctttaaaAAATTCGGTATGACATATGGAGCAATTCATATGTGCTCTGATAATAACAGTAAAACACACATTAAGCAGGCGAAATGCTACCGCGTTTTTAGTCTGGACGCCAAAGGATGCACAACAAAATTTATGTAAGAGAATCGTTCTAGCCGCGTCAATCACCCCATAGTCATACCAAATCGGGCAATGCTTGCTCAACAAAATTTCAACTGATCGTAGAGCTCATTTAAGAATCGGATTCTACATCACCTTCGCCTAAATCTGCTATAATCTTTTTACTATTCTTTTCTATTTGAAGTTTAACCTAAACCACAATATCATAACAAAACTCGTGAAACGTGTGCAATCTTAATCACCTAGTACCCAAAATCATTATATGTAAGTTTATTAAAACTGAATAATAAACTCATGCAATAATATATAAGCTTAAATGAAAGTTATGTGTTGCTTCGTTCGTTGCCAAAAAACTATACTGTAAAGAAATCcattgatatttttcttttctcatcaTCCATCTTCAAGATACCTACAAAAATCACTACACCTACAAAGTaaatcaaatattacaaaaatatatttcatgacgtaaaagaatttcaaatcaaacaataaagaacaactaatctaagatcaaaaataaataatttttgctCCATATATTTATTGTAAATGTCATTGTATTATTGTAGAAAGGAAGGATACTTAATTTATAGAGGTccaaaacttttttcttcaaaaaataaaaattaactaaatatagtAGATACATACTTTTTTCCATAAAttatttatgaactccaaataaACTAAAACTCATACAAGTAggagttttagatattttttttagaCGTTCATGGTTCCAACTATGTAGCCTTTTGATTCCTTTTATATAAAACAAAATAgacttcttttctttaaaaaaaaaaataaactatacACGTATGATTCCTAAAACTACGGACTTTAGTACATTGTTCAATTATGACAAATAtttgttgatttaatttttaaaaaaaattaaaaaaatagtagagTTCAAAAACCTAGTTTATAGGATTTTCTTAGAATACTAACCCTCTGTTTGGATGATGGTTTTTCATAGTATGATATGGTATAGTTACTAAGagaaccatgtttgttttgattgtttcttaaaacatatggtatggtatggtttagTCTCATGGTTTGATAACCATGAATACCCCCATTTCTTGTAACCACAAATTTGATGGTATCCCATggttctcttatttttttttcatttataccCTTACTTAATATTCTATAATCCCATTTTATCCTTcaccttatattatttaactccacctcCTACCCTGGACCCCACCCTACCAGCCCTACCCCCTACCCCTAATTTGACCCGACCCCACCCCTACCAAACCCCCACCCTAACAACAAACCtggtgtattcccacatagtggggtctggggagggtaagaggtacgcagtccataccactaccttcgaagaagtagaaaggttgtttcagCGAGACCCCCACCccaattctttttaatttatttttttaaaatatttcaaaaatttgttcTTACTCAACGCTCACCTCCAACCGACCACCCACCAAATACTAACCCTCCTcctcccctcccccctcccccctcccttccattttattttttatttttcaaatttatatttgaacAGAAAATTTTCTTACATCACTTCACCCCCTGCAAGCCCTCCCTCCCCcccaacacacacacaaaaattaaattaatatttaaaataaattagaatttttttcttacccctaCCTCTACCTTTACTCCACTACCCGCAtccctaaatatttttttaaaaaaagtgaatttttttcttactcAGGGAGTTTTTTTCTTACTCTGGCCCCCTTTATCATATTcggttttattattttgtgttaaatatatacaaatatttctAGAAAAGATTTTTCTACTTGTGTTacaaatacaagaaaataagtaagaaataatttattttcttgaaaaatattactttttagaATTTCGTACTGAACACACCCATAGCATACACAAAAAATGCGttaaaactttcaacttgtcatTGGTGTCACGtttcaaaataccaaaaagaaatgaaatttgttACGTGACACCAATAACAAGTTGAAAGTTTAAATGCATGAATTTAACATTATATATCTACATGGCATAATTTATGGCAAATTAGTAGGAAGAaacttattttaataataattatatattggtaaatttaacatttataataattaagagcattttagtaaatttattagTTACAGTACAGTATCATActgtcaaaccaaacaataaaactCTCATTAAAAAGTAGTGAATCATACAGTCTATCCAAatattgtattgtactatactaTACTGTACTATACCATACTATGCAGTACCGTACATTATGAAACtatggcaaaccaccatccaaataaAGTGTAATAGGAGTACTTTTAAACCTATTTTTTAGGATTTGAGCTTAGACTTGAAATATAGTTTTTCTCTTtccatttattttaataaaattaatttttctaataactcttaccatatattttaggacttcttaatttttaaaatatattttttcacttATCATATATTTGGACTCCTTAAATTTaaacattataaaaattattaaacaataATTAAAGAGAAATAGTAAAAAGAGGATTTTGTCTAAAGCATACCCTTCACACTATAGAGATTTTaattttatccatccaaatatTACTTAAGagttatagaaatttttttttatataaagtaaaattctaattgatctACTCGGCCCATTTCGTCGTTACtaaattatttgtaataaattaatgaaaaatcttaattttcattcctcaatattaacttggattcaaaatagctaatattttatttattatgacacCTCGAATTTTTTGGTGAAGATTTTAGCCTTCAGATGTGACTAGATAGACTCAAGCACgatgaattttaattattcatgagtgatAATATCAATACTGTAGTTGaaagttctttaggtatgaattaaggtcgtacaatatccctaacacaaagttaagtataaaactttctttctgatacagtttcgatatgggttttttttaaggtcaacttcaaacaatcatatcttCTAAAATATAAGGAGTTTAGGAGGTCTAATGCCTACCAAATCAAAGATCTTTAAGTCCTTTTTCCAACTTAACAAACAGTTCCTCAATCCGAAtttggagtaagaagttatgacttttttACTGAACACTGTCCGAGCTGAAACGAGATTTCGCTGTAGCAAAAATTAAGATAATATTTAAATCAGCCTCAGCtgtattttaggtctaaaaaccCCATATTTCATTTCCAAACCCTAGATAGGTGATTTTCCAAAacttaaggtgaaattccttcattgaggtaagtttttccattattttcttcgtcttttaattctttaacatcTTAAAATCCTTAAAAAGATTTTTAATGGGTGAATTCTTTTGGGGAATACTCACGGGtatttttaatatgacctagagctgattctaaactatgaattaaagattcctaacatgaattcataaactagattatgaattttgatggttaggaatcttgaattccgtaaagatgagaccttttgcataaaaactccattaatggagatgggttaagcttgaaagagctaattaatggtTAATTAAATTGGAAATAATgtagaccttgaattaagggtaaAATTACTGGGTTTGAATCCTCAAGATATTTatttgaagagtaattatttaattacttttataattgcttgatttttagatgattgattgttccaaggcatgaaagaaaggaaatagAATCCTTGTTGCAACTTGCTTCCTCCAAAAGCTTGGCTTCCAGGTAgactaggtttaatgagtagaaaattgtgttattttatattttcataatttagaattgatgggagaaagcatgtctaggcccgCGGGCATGGAGTTaaggtggataaagacacgagaacttaactttaatctcaaaaactatattattgattaattatgtgatattATGCGTTATATGCTGCAATGAGATTGTTGTAAATAAAGGATGTGGACATgatagtttttagttgttttggtgatgaacctagttgagttataatgatattGAGTTGTATGTGTTGGACAATAATATGGTGAGGAGAACCATGCCAGGATTAAGTAtcgatgagcatagtaatatctaaaggatagatgacttgaattagtgtgatgattgtattatatggaaagagatagtgacattttaataattaatgagtaagtaatactccaatagtgacttgtatgctTAGGTGttaaattgttatttattttaagatatttttgttttggtattgataaaagcaCTTTATCTATTGAAtacccatgagaggctaaattggtgataatgatgatttattgaaatgtGCCTATGAAAGGCTTGtctgataatgataactccttgtaTTAATGTCATGAATGGCTTATTAATGTTTGGATtattgatgcgtgtataaatgattattgaaatttacttgatgaaattgtctcatgactttaagtgtacttataAACTTGGTAAATTGTGTTGTATGCAGTAAgaaagtgtaaatttgatattgatattacttgtttatggtaGATCGGGTACCGCGCCGATacggatatttatatgttggatcgggtatcacaccggtacagatatgtatatgttggatcgggtaccacgccggtacggatatgtatatgttggatcaggtaccactccagtacggatatgtgtatgttggatcgggtaccatgccggtacagatatgtatatgatggatcgggtGCTATgctggtacgaatatgtatatgatggatcgagtaccacgccgatacgaatatgtatatgttggatcgggtaccacgccggtacggatatgtgtaagttggatcgggtactacgccGATACGATATGTATATaatggatcaggtaccacgctagtacagatatgtatatgtggatggggtaccacgccggtacggtatatgaacatagattgttccttgcagatcatgactatttgggtaaaaataagtctcatagcatatgtgtacatatttgtatTGAGTCTGtagatgtttacagtatggttgatacttttGATAGTTATGTGGCTTATTTATGAGAactgtttgatctgttattgctatattgttgattcattaggtatttgattgtgtgatacaTATTTGaagaagtgaaactttgtacttacttatatgttggttgacttgcttcatttatacgtgttttaatcgtAGATTACCAGAatagctagttatcattctttaatattagatgagagcatttggttgttagcccgatagtttagtgtgggttgtctatgattacgggtttgttcctgtgaatataagtaatgaaaaagataagatgaataaagaggaatagtgatgtattagcgttggattgtggttgattgtgtgaattaatgaggtTAGAGTATATTAGTAGTGAATATAAATACTGATGAAGTTGGAAGAGTAATTGGATgatgtaacttatataggtaaagtaataatgttattacagccttggttgaattatatttcattcaagatgtcatgatttattttcctgaattctattttatgattagaTGAAATAACATGGTCGGCcgatgatacctaccagtacgtgtggttatactgaccctactcttctacattccttatTGGGGTGTAGACTTAATGTaggttagtttgcagttactaAGTGGATGACAATATTCggcactaacttctgcactttcttcctgaCAGATGTTAGAGTcgttgtattatttatttcattgtcagTCTATGTTGTAATTGATAGCTCTTAAACATGTCTGGTCAAGTCTTGTGATATTGAAGGACATTTgtaaaaagtttttgaaaaattttatttattactagtatttaatttactttatatttccttaaaaatagaagtctttcgcatatttttagtttggtaataagggttctcctagctacttagaatagtgTAGGTGCCCGAACGATCCGTTAATCTGGGTCGTGACAtctagaagtattaaatattatgatttcttacatAGATTACTAATCAAACCTAAAAAGATACAAatcaaattaaatgaaatttttaACCTAAATTAAAAAGGATACGTTAGAGCCCTTTCACCTAAAGacaaaatatatttttgcaaTTTCTTAcatgttttttcttttactattttccatttttttaattatttttttaacttgagTTTCCCTCTTCTTTTTACTttccattttttcctttcttttattccttttttatgtgatttgtttTGTTAGTTAGAATTAAAAGAGGAAAAGGGTTCCTAAAATCAATTATcaatatgtaaatatttttatattttataataaataaaaaaaaggtgaaaagtc encodes the following:
- the LOC107856014 gene encoding bidirectional sugar transporter SWEET10; this translates as MAIHLAFIFGLLGNIVSFMVYLAPVPTFLKIYKKKSTEGFQSVPYVVGLFSAMLWIYYAFLKPNTTLLITINSVGCCIQTFYICFFLFYATKKAKMDTMKLLISMNVVGMGLIVLLTQFFAKGSNRAQIVGWICLIFSFCVFVAPLCVLRKVIKTKSVEYMPFLLSFFLTLSAVMWFFYGLLIKDYNIAIPNVLGFTLGVIQMVLYLIYKNAKKVAVTEEVKLENTETVVVIEEHKIPEEKLKEQIIDVVKLSAMVCSEIIPIVTELKNEIELPQLSLIITEDKIIKPKGTIEAS